One Gemmatimonadaceae bacterium DNA segment encodes these proteins:
- a CDS encoding serine hydrolase has protein sequence MTARACWQYHDLGQTPTIRDLITEMVITSDNTATDLTVTKVGGVDSPNAWLRSSGYTHLSMVARGHVYRRKILRFVNPAR, from the coding sequence GTGACGGCTCGGGCGTGCTGGCAGTACCATGACCTCGGGCAGACGCCAACCATTCGCGACTTGATCACCGAGATGGTGATCACCAGCGACAACACCGCCACCGACCTGACGGTGACGAAGGTTGGTGGCGTGGACAGCCCGAACGCGTGGCTCAGGTCGTCGGGGTATACGCACCTCAGCATGGTGGCGCGCGGGCATGTCTACCGTCGCAAGATCCTGCGCTTCGTCAACCCGGCACGCTGA
- a CDS encoding Spy/CpxP family protein refolding chaperone: MFRRTLPLLATALLLAACGGAPTETASDEPTFEAVLETADQGAAAAGFLDRAPAGLQLTAEQKAAIRTINERFKEANKADLEALTAITREAMRARRNGASQADVIAILERSRPIRARLAPAFAALRVALNAVLTDEQRAWLAANSRRLGPALPPLPGR, encoded by the coding sequence ATGTTCCGTCGAACGCTTCCTCTGCTCGCCACCGCGCTCCTCCTGGCCGCCTGCGGTGGTGCGCCCACTGAAACTGCGTCTGACGAGCCGACCTTTGAGGCCGTGCTCGAAACGGCCGATCAGGGTGCCGCGGCCGCGGGGTTCCTCGATCGCGCGCCGGCCGGCCTCCAGCTCACGGCCGAGCAGAAGGCCGCCATCCGCACCATCAACGAACGGTTCAAGGAAGCCAACAAGGCCGATCTTGAGGCGTTGACGGCGATCACGCGTGAAGCGATGAGAGCGCGGCGCAATGGCGCGTCGCAAGCCGACGTGATCGCGATTCTCGAGCGCAGCCGTCCGATTCGTGCTCGGCTGGCCCCGGCGTTCGCCGCCTTGCGCGTGGCATTGAACGCGGTGCTCACCGACGAGCAGCGCGCGTGGCTTGCGGCCAACTCCCGTCGACTGGGACCGGCCCTGCCGCCGCTGCCGGGGCGCTAG
- a CDS encoding RNA polymerase sigma factor, whose translation MVERYQSMVASVVIGMLGRGADADDVGQETFIRFHAALKDFRGDATLGTYVRRIAMNLSLNALKQRKRFRLRLVSRDASPGSLAEPTVSAYDAEGAERRDLVHWAVAQLGEKQRPVVVLRLLEELSTNETAAALQLPPGTVMSRLARGMAELERLLAPYVTGGSDA comes from the coding sequence TTGGTCGAGCGATACCAGTCGATGGTGGCGTCGGTGGTGATCGGCATGCTGGGCCGTGGCGCCGATGCGGACGATGTGGGTCAGGAGACGTTCATTCGGTTCCATGCCGCACTCAAGGACTTCCGCGGCGACGCGACACTCGGCACATATGTGCGTCGCATCGCGATGAACCTGTCGCTCAACGCGCTCAAGCAACGGAAGCGCTTTCGGTTGCGGCTGGTGAGCCGCGACGCGTCACCGGGATCACTCGCCGAACCGACGGTGAGCGCGTACGATGCGGAAGGTGCCGAGCGGCGCGACCTGGTTCACTGGGCGGTCGCGCAATTGGGCGAGAAGCAGCGCCCGGTGGTGGTGCTCCGCCTGCTGGAAGAATTGTCCACGAACGAAACCGCTGCCGCGCTGCAGTTGCCGCCGGGCACAGTGATGAGCCGACTGGCTCGCGGCATGGCCGAACTCGAGCGCCTGTTGGCGCCGTATGTCACAGGAGGGTCTGATGCGTGA